The Saccharopolyspora gloriosae genome window below encodes:
- a CDS encoding acyl-CoA dehydrogenase family protein — translation MIDHRLGEDHEALRDSVRTFARKEIAPVIGGYYEREEFPYPLVRTMGSMGLFGLPVGEEHGGMGGDYFTLCLALEELARIDSSVAITLEAGVSLGTMPIYRFGTAEQQREWLPRLCGAEVLGAFGLTEPGGGSDAGATRTTAVLDGDEWVINGSKAFITNSGTDITAFVTVTAVTGTKPDGGKEISTIIVPSGTPGFTVAPKYSKVGWNASDTHELAFDDCRVPAANLLGERGRGYAQFLSILSEGRIAIAALGTGLAQGCVDECLRYAGEREAFGHHIGEYQAIQFKIADMELRAHNARLAYYDAASRMLRGEPFRKQAALAKLTSSDAAMDNARDATQIFGGYGFMNETPVGRFYRDAKILEIGEGTSEVQRMLIARELGL, via the coding sequence ATGATCGACCACCGGCTCGGCGAAGATCACGAAGCGCTGCGCGACTCGGTGCGGACCTTCGCGCGCAAGGAGATCGCTCCCGTCATCGGCGGCTACTACGAGCGCGAGGAGTTCCCGTACCCGCTGGTGCGGACCATGGGGTCGATGGGCCTGTTCGGGCTGCCCGTCGGCGAGGAGCACGGCGGCATGGGCGGCGACTACTTCACGCTGTGCCTGGCGCTGGAGGAACTCGCGCGGATCGACTCGTCGGTGGCGATCACGCTCGAAGCGGGCGTGTCCCTCGGCACCATGCCGATCTACCGCTTCGGCACCGCAGAGCAGCAGCGGGAGTGGCTGCCCCGGTTGTGCGGCGCGGAGGTCCTCGGCGCGTTCGGACTCACCGAACCGGGCGGCGGTTCCGACGCCGGAGCCACCCGCACCACCGCGGTGCTCGACGGCGACGAGTGGGTCATCAACGGTTCCAAGGCGTTCATCACGAACTCCGGAACGGACATCACCGCGTTCGTCACCGTCACCGCCGTGACCGGCACCAAACCCGACGGCGGCAAGGAGATCTCCACGATCATCGTGCCCTCCGGCACGCCCGGGTTCACCGTCGCGCCCAAGTACTCCAAGGTCGGCTGGAACGCCTCCGACACCCACGAGCTGGCCTTCGACGACTGCCGGGTGCCCGCCGCGAACCTGCTCGGCGAACGCGGCCGGGGCTACGCGCAGTTCCTGTCGATCCTCAGCGAGGGCCGCATCGCCATCGCCGCGCTCGGCACGGGGCTCGCGCAGGGCTGCGTGGACGAGTGCCTGCGCTACGCGGGCGAACGCGAAGCGTTCGGCCACCACATCGGCGAGTACCAGGCGATCCAGTTCAAGATCGCCGACATGGAGCTGCGCGCGCACAACGCGCGGCTCGCCTACTACGACGCCGCGTCCCGGATGCTGCGCGGCGAACCGTTCCGCAAGCAGGCCGCGCTGGCGAAGCTCACCTCGTCCGATGCCGCGATGGACAACGCCCGCGACGCCACCCAGATCTTCGGCGGCTACGGCTTCATGAACGAAACCCCCGTGGGCCGCTTCTACCGCGACGCCAAGATCCTGGAGATCGGCGAAGGAACCAGCGAAGTCCAACGAATGCTGATCGCCCGAGAACTAGGCCTCTAA
- a CDS encoding arabinosyltransferase domain-containing protein: MIGVLGVLAALLLPFAPVLADQTTVTWPQAGAAPESTTAFFVPYAPAETHVDVPCPVVRAGQREPGPTTLVASTRPGAPSTGFAVVAADGDLLVQIGGRQVHRGPIPAGDCAVRLDATGAGSTVRIGADTAVLPGDRVREVFAFTTDLPAEQARGLAVHARTSTWFENSPTGAKIALIGAQLALAAAALTLLARADRRRGRGDRPADEPLPDGGADPDQHAPAGATGRRRIGSWPLDLGVLVTLLIWAVLGPRTPDDGFTEGIVRNALHSGAFTNYYRWENAAESPFTAVLFLVEPLISLHANPLVLRLPSLLAGFLTWLLLSRGALPVLLPGHARLGRVRALLAGALLLWWLPFDLGVRPEPFVAFGATVVLTCVLRGTRREGRLLLLGCGALAAGLTVAVNPVGVTAAAPLLLLAPRIWRTLRAGGSPCGAIALLACVGAVGLVAMFADQSWYGVSRATELHRFYGPNVPWFEEIRRYEYLLGFDDEQGGLGRRLPVLITLPLLACSVLLLARGSRALPGLRAAHVAPVAFALGLGMLWLTPSKWTHYFGALAGLGALALTVSVVLLVAARDELVGLVGTVLLVVGISVAFAGRNEWFLHSDFGVPRAQAPFAPFDGPLSWIALTGVVLLFGRRRWRAVLGRMPAVLGVTAVVLGVAVLLVSFVVAPFRQLGGYSVGAQNIGHLTGGDCGIADRIVTTRDAPGGPLRPVAGGGDRSRGFVERGGFPKFQAPPAPPGTGSATYLWGSLDGGGAATGELTSRWFALPPPRADQELALSVAGRTGDGNRLVLEFGRDSRPIGQRVLDDSWKDDDERRTYPSDRVVEDAPQDRPEWREVLLGAAEVPAGANTVRVLAADATTDDGGWLATTGPRLRDVAPLRASLGGAVYVDWAMVWDFPCERRSPRVAGGLAQAPTTLLTPPDDLGFAGQAPFVREIGGSFAGIREVGVEGTVATRLLGAQRRPQDADWGELVRVAYPMRRDAYDTATSTERRWGWEGDRTPLGYPDSAARPSG, translated from the coding sequence GTGATCGGCGTTCTCGGCGTGCTCGCCGCGCTGCTGCTGCCGTTCGCTCCGGTGCTCGCCGACCAGACCACCGTGACGTGGCCGCAAGCGGGAGCCGCCCCGGAATCGACCACGGCTTTTTTCGTGCCCTACGCCCCCGCCGAGACGCACGTCGACGTGCCGTGCCCGGTCGTGCGCGCAGGGCAACGGGAACCGGGGCCGACGACGTTGGTCGCGAGCACCCGTCCCGGCGCGCCGTCCACGGGCTTCGCGGTGGTCGCCGCGGACGGTGATCTGCTGGTGCAGATCGGTGGCAGGCAGGTGCACCGCGGACCGATCCCCGCCGGTGACTGCGCGGTGCGGCTCGACGCCACCGGCGCCGGGAGCACGGTGCGGATCGGCGCGGACACCGCGGTGCTGCCCGGTGACCGGGTGCGGGAGGTCTTCGCGTTCACCACGGACCTCCCCGCCGAGCAGGCCCGAGGCTTGGCGGTGCACGCCCGCACCAGCACCTGGTTCGAGAACTCGCCCACCGGCGCGAAGATCGCGCTGATCGGCGCGCAGCTCGCCCTCGCGGCGGCCGCGCTCACCTTGCTCGCCCGCGCCGACCGGCGCCGCGGGCGCGGGGACCGGCCGGCCGACGAGCCCCTCCCCGACGGAGGCGCGGACCCCGATCAGCACGCGCCGGCCGGAGCCACCGGACGTCGGCGGATCGGCTCCTGGCCGCTGGACCTCGGCGTGCTCGTCACCCTGCTGATCTGGGCGGTCCTCGGCCCCCGCACCCCCGACGACGGCTTCACCGAGGGCATCGTGCGCAACGCGCTGCACTCCGGCGCGTTCACGAACTACTACCGCTGGGAGAACGCGGCCGAATCCCCGTTCACCGCGGTGCTCTTCCTCGTCGAGCCGCTGATCTCGCTGCACGCGAACCCGCTGGTGCTGCGGTTGCCGAGCCTGCTGGCGGGGTTCCTCACCTGGCTGCTGCTGAGCCGCGGCGCGCTGCCCGTGCTGCTGCCCGGCCACGCCCGCCTCGGCCGGGTGCGCGCGCTGCTCGCCGGTGCGCTGCTGCTCTGGTGGCTGCCGTTCGACCTCGGAGTGCGCCCCGAGCCGTTCGTCGCGTTCGGCGCCACCGTCGTGCTGACCTGCGTGCTGCGCGGCACCCGGCGGGAGGGCCGGTTGCTGCTGCTCGGCTGCGGCGCGCTGGCGGCGGGGCTCACCGTCGCGGTCAACCCGGTCGGCGTCACCGCGGCCGCCCCGCTGCTCCTGCTGGCCCCGCGGATCTGGCGGACGCTGCGCGCCGGGGGCTCGCCGTGCGGAGCGATCGCGCTGCTGGCCTGCGTCGGGGCGGTCGGGCTGGTGGCGATGTTCGCCGACCAGTCCTGGTACGGCGTCAGCCGAGCCACCGAGCTGCATCGGTTCTACGGGCCGAACGTGCCGTGGTTCGAGGAGATCCGCCGCTACGAGTACCTGCTCGGCTTCGACGACGAGCAGGGCGGCCTCGGCCGCCGGTTGCCGGTGCTGATCACGTTGCCGCTGCTGGCCTGCTCGGTGCTGCTGCTCGCGCGCGGGAGCCGGGCGCTGCCCGGCCTGCGCGCCGCGCACGTGGCGCCGGTGGCGTTCGCGCTGGGACTGGGGATGTTGTGGCTGACCCCGTCGAAGTGGACGCACTACTTCGGCGCGCTCGCCGGTCTCGGCGCGCTCGCGCTGACGGTGTCGGTGGTGCTGCTGGTGGCGGCACGCGACGAGCTCGTCGGCCTGGTCGGGACCGTGCTGCTCGTGGTGGGGATCAGCGTGGCGTTCGCGGGTCGCAACGAGTGGTTCCTGCACTCGGACTTCGGGGTGCCGCGCGCGCAGGCCCCGTTCGCGCCGTTCGACGGCCCGCTGTCGTGGATCGCGCTCACCGGGGTCGTGCTGCTGTTCGGCAGGCGGCGCTGGCGGGCGGTGCTCGGCCGGATGCCCGCGGTGCTGGGCGTGACGGCCGTCGTGCTCGGTGTGGCGGTGCTGCTGGTGTCGTTCGTCGTCGCCCCGTTCCGGCAGCTCGGCGGCTACTCGGTCGGCGCGCAGAACATCGGGCACCTGACCGGCGGCGACTGCGGCATCGCCGACCGGATCGTGACCACCCGCGATGCTCCCGGCGGACCGCTGCGGCCCGTCGCGGGCGGCGGCGACCGGTCCCGCGGCTTCGTCGAACGCGGCGGATTCCCGAAGTTCCAGGCGCCGCCCGCCCCGCCGGGCACCGGCAGCGCCACCTACCTGTGGGGCAGCCTCGACGGCGGCGGTGCCGCGACGGGCGAGCTCACCAGCCGCTGGTTCGCGCTGCCGCCGCCGCGGGCGGATCAGGAGCTCGCGCTGTCGGTGGCCGGGCGCACCGGCGACGGCAACCGGCTCGTGCTGGAGTTCGGCCGGGACTCGCGGCCGATCGGGCAGCGGGTGCTCGACGACTCCTGGAAGGACGACGACGAACGCCGCACCTACCCCAGCGACCGCGTCGTCGAGGACGCGCCGCAGGACCGTCCCGAGTGGCGGGAGGTGCTCCTCGGCGCCGCCGAGGTGCCCGCGGGCGCGAACACCGTGCGCGTCCTCGCCGCCGACGCCACCACCGACGACGGCGGCTGGCTCGCCACCACCGGGCCGCGGCTGCGGGACGTGGCGCCGTTGCGGGCTTCGCTCGGGGGCGCTGTCTACGTGGACTGGGCGATGGTGTGGGACTTCCCGTGCGAGCGCAGGTCACCGCGGGTCGCGGGCGGTCTCGCGCAGGCGCCGACGACGCTGCTGACGCCGCCCGACGACCTCGGTTTCGCCGGGCAGGCCCCGTTCGTGCGGGAGATCGGCGGCAGCTTCGCCGGAATCCGCGAGGTCGGCGTCGAAGGCACCGTCGCGACGCGGCTGCTGGGGGCCCAGCGGCGACCGCAGGACGCGGACTGGGGCGAGCTCGTCCGCGTCGCCTACCCGATGCGGCGCGACGCCTACGACACCGCGACCAGCACCGAACGGCGCTGGGGCTGGGAAGGCGACCGCACTCCGCTGGGCTACCCGGACAGCGCGGCGAGGCCGAGCGGCTGA
- a CDS encoding ScbR family autoregulator-binding transcription factor — translation MPQQRRAQVTRRAIVIAAAEEFDRVGFDATPLSAILRRSGVTKGAFYFHFPSKDAVAAALVRFQAQVWAKIWQRWTSRGLDPLSTAVELVDEVVRILEHDVVVRAGARLAMRDQDTVARWEQLLTGLLRSSAENGLLRPEVDPVAATRVLYATLVGVRVLSASRAIGAAQQTGEIWRLILGGIATADWLRNNPSVPAAAPRPS, via the coding sequence ATGCCCCAGCAGCGTCGGGCGCAAGTCACCCGCCGTGCCATCGTCATCGCTGCTGCCGAGGAGTTCGACCGCGTCGGCTTCGACGCCACGCCGCTGAGCGCGATCCTCCGCCGAAGCGGTGTCACGAAGGGCGCGTTCTACTTCCACTTCCCGTCCAAGGACGCCGTCGCGGCCGCGCTCGTGCGCTTCCAGGCCCAGGTGTGGGCCAAGATCTGGCAGCGCTGGACGTCCCGGGGCCTCGATCCGCTGTCCACCGCCGTCGAACTCGTCGACGAAGTGGTCCGGATCCTGGAGCACGACGTGGTCGTCCGCGCCGGCGCCCGGCTCGCGATGCGGGACCAGGACACCGTCGCCCGCTGGGAGCAACTGCTCACCGGGCTGCTGCGGAGCTCCGCGGAGAACGGCCTGCTGCGCCCCGAAGTCGATCCCGTGGCCGCCACTCGTGTCCTCTACGCCACGCTCGTCGGCGTCCGCGTGCTCAGCGCGAGCCGCGCGATCGGCGCGGCCCAGCAGACCGGCGAGATCTGGCGGCTCATCCTCGGCGGCATCGCCACCGCCGACTGGTTACGAAACAACCCCTCGGTCCCCGCCGCCGCCCCGCGCCCAAGCTGA
- a CDS encoding protein phosphatase 2C domain-containing protein, with protein MANVEVAERAGDRLTPPDSAAKPSEDVVLVLPNAVAVLDGATSLHPGTRSGGWYAARLAEALEPRLAEPGADLADVLANAIAELVAAFDLRPGASPSSTASLLRWDDEHVDALVLADSPIVLSTTEGLRPVLDEQLASLRSRPGTGYRDRLRSGAGFGTGHRDALGTSMDRTSRWRNVDGGFWVAEAVPEAAAHAARLRLARRDVTAAMVMTDGVSCGVQDYGIYPDWAAMLDVALRDGPEVVLDQVRAAELSDPDGVRWPRPKRHDDQALALVRSADT; from the coding sequence ATGGCGAATGTCGAGGTGGCCGAACGGGCGGGAGATCGGCTGACCCCACCGGACTCGGCGGCGAAGCCGAGCGAAGACGTGGTGCTGGTACTGCCGAACGCGGTGGCGGTGCTCGACGGCGCGACCTCCCTGCACCCCGGAACGCGCAGCGGCGGCTGGTACGCGGCCAGGCTCGCGGAGGCGCTGGAGCCCCGGCTGGCGGAGCCGGGAGCCGACCTGGCCGACGTGCTCGCGAACGCCATCGCCGAGCTGGTGGCGGCCTTCGACCTGCGCCCCGGAGCATCCCCGTCCAGCACGGCCTCCCTGCTGCGCTGGGACGACGAGCACGTGGACGCCCTGGTGCTCGCCGACAGCCCGATCGTGCTGAGCACCACCGAGGGGCTCCGGCCGGTGCTCGACGAACAGCTGGCGTCGCTGCGCTCCCGCCCCGGTACCGGATACCGCGACCGGCTCCGCTCCGGCGCGGGATTCGGCACCGGGCACCGGGACGCGCTGGGCACGTCGATGGACCGCACCTCGCGCTGGCGCAACGTCGACGGAGGCTTCTGGGTGGCCGAGGCCGTCCCGGAGGCCGCAGCGCACGCGGCCCGCCTCCGGCTGGCCCGACGCGATGTCACGGCGGCCATGGTGATGACCGACGGCGTGTCCTGCGGCGTGCAGGACTACGGGATCTACCCGGACTGGGCGGCGATGCTGGACGTGGCACTGCGGGACGGACCGGAGGTCGTGCTCGACCAGGTCAGGGCCGCGGAGCTGTCGGATCCGGACGGGGTTCGCTGGCCTCGACCGAAGCGCCACGACGATCAGGCGCTGGCGTTGGTGCGATCGGCCGACACGTGA
- a CDS encoding YczE/YyaS/YitT family protein has product MAATPPKVDLSSVPVTVRPTTRLAQLFAGLALYGTSMALMVRAEIGLSPWDVLHDGLTHRLDWSFGAITALTSVIVLALWVPLRQRPGIGTVANVVVIALSVDVVLGLVPPAQWLPWQLTLIVSGVVLNGLATAIYVGARLGPGPRDGLMTGLHARTGWSVRLVRTGIEIGVLAVGWGLGGSVGLGTVLYATSIGAITQLFLPFVTVRGTR; this is encoded by the coding sequence ATGGCTGCAACACCACCCAAGGTGGATCTTTCCTCGGTACCCGTCACCGTCCGCCCGACCACCCGCCTGGCCCAGTTGTTCGCCGGCCTGGCGCTGTACGGCACGAGCATGGCGTTGATGGTCCGCGCGGAGATCGGCCTGTCGCCGTGGGACGTGCTCCACGACGGCCTCACCCATCGCTTGGACTGGAGCTTCGGCGCGATCACCGCGCTCACCAGCGTCATCGTGCTCGCCCTCTGGGTGCCGCTGCGGCAACGACCGGGCATCGGAACGGTGGCGAACGTCGTGGTCATCGCGCTGTCGGTGGACGTGGTGCTCGGGTTGGTGCCACCGGCGCAGTGGCTCCCGTGGCAGCTGACGCTGATCGTGTCCGGGGTCGTGCTCAACGGGCTGGCCACCGCGATCTACGTCGGCGCCCGCCTCGGCCCGGGACCGAGGGACGGCCTCATGACCGGCCTGCACGCGCGGACCGGCTGGTCGGTGCGGCTGGTGCGGACCGGGATCGAGATCGGCGTGCTGGCGGTCGGCTGGGGACTCGGCGGCAGCGTGGGCCTCGGAACCGTGCTGTACGCGACGTCGATCGGAGCGATCACCCAGCTGTTCCTGCCCTTCGTGACCGTGCGCGGCACCCGATAA
- a CDS encoding PLP-dependent aminotransferase family protein → MSRVVGRIGARGIAELLGTWNSGRATSTGLHQAVRRLVLDGRLPPGTRLPAEREFAEAIGVSRTLVVRALDLLREEGFAASRQGSGSWVRLPGDRANTDPGGWQPATPDLINLAQATLPAPPELTEALDRARCRFPEHLCGHGYQAFGLPELRERIAESHTRRGLPTSPQQILVTNGAQHGFALVLRALVSPGERVLVEHPTYPNPLQAIRGVGADAVAVPMLAQGWDLDLMAATLQQAMPKLAYLIPDFQNPTGIRMTAQDRERLVAVLRRTRTTAVVDETLIDLDLTGGTPPPPVAAFGEDRVITIGSAGKSFWGGLRLGWVRASEDLVQRLLLDRAAVDLGSPVLEQLLLAELLADPEPVLRRRRAHVAELREALIAELAEQLPTWTFRVPDGGLALWCDLGVPVSSRLAVAAEQHGLRLVPGSRFAVRGTMERYLRLPYTLPVEQQREAVRRLALAAAGFDGAPDPCPWDMAIS, encoded by the coding sequence ATGTCTCGCGTAGTAGGACGAATCGGCGCCCGTGGCATTGCGGAGTTGCTCGGCACCTGGAACTCCGGCCGGGCCACGTCCACCGGGCTGCACCAGGCGGTGCGGCGGCTGGTGCTCGACGGCAGGCTCCCGCCCGGGACCCGGCTGCCCGCGGAACGCGAGTTCGCCGAGGCGATCGGCGTGAGCCGCACCCTCGTCGTGCGGGCGCTCGACCTGCTGCGGGAGGAGGGGTTCGCCGCGAGCAGGCAGGGCTCCGGTTCGTGGGTGCGGCTGCCGGGGGACCGGGCGAACACCGATCCCGGCGGCTGGCAGCCCGCGACCCCGGATCTGATCAACCTCGCGCAGGCCACGCTGCCCGCGCCGCCGGAGCTCACCGAAGCACTGGACCGGGCGCGCTGCCGGTTCCCTGAGCACCTCTGTGGCCACGGCTACCAGGCGTTCGGCCTTCCCGAACTGCGCGAACGCATCGCGGAGAGCCACACGCGACGCGGGCTGCCCACCTCGCCGCAGCAGATCCTCGTCACCAACGGCGCTCAGCACGGGTTCGCGCTGGTGCTGCGCGCGCTCGTGTCCCCAGGTGAGCGGGTGCTGGTCGAGCACCCGACCTATCCGAACCCGCTGCAGGCCATTCGCGGCGTGGGGGCCGATGCGGTCGCGGTGCCGATGCTGGCGCAGGGGTGGGACCTCGACCTGATGGCGGCGACGTTGCAGCAGGCGATGCCGAAGCTGGCCTACCTGATCCCGGACTTCCAGAACCCCACCGGCATCCGGATGACCGCGCAGGACCGGGAACGGCTGGTCGCGGTGCTGCGCCGCACCCGCACCACGGCGGTCGTCGACGAGACCCTGATCGACCTGGACCTCACCGGCGGGACTCCGCCGCCACCGGTGGCGGCGTTCGGTGAGGACCGGGTGATCACGATCGGGTCCGCGGGGAAGTCCTTCTGGGGCGGGCTGCGGCTCGGCTGGGTCCGGGCCTCGGAGGACCTGGTGCAGCGGTTGCTGCTGGACCGGGCCGCGGTGGACCTGGGCAGTCCCGTCCTGGAGCAGTTGTTGCTCGCCGAGCTGCTGGCCGACCCCGAGCCGGTGCTGCGGCGGCGGCGAGCGCACGTGGCCGAGCTGCGGGAGGCGTTGATCGCGGAGCTCGCCGAGCAGTTGCCCACCTGGACGTTCCGGGTGCCCGACGGCGGCCTGGCGCTGTGGTGCGACCTGGGCGTCCCGGTGAGCAGCAGGCTCGCGGTCGCCGCCGAGCAGCACGGGCTGCGGCTGGTGCCGGGATCCCGGTTCGCGGTGCGGGGAACGATGGAGCGGTACCTGCGGCTCCCGTACACGCTGCCGGTGGAGCAGCAGCGCGAGGCGGTGCGCCGGTTGGCGCTGGCGGCGGCCGGGTTCGACGGTGCGCCCGACCCGTGCCCGTGGGACATGGCGATCAGCTGA
- a CDS encoding S8/S53 family peptidase — MGTSVTLAELGAHWARYGHDLLVHDPGGPGECLVRRGELIAPRGSLDPALSRFRRWVDRVEHDDDLQLARVRLRTSERDRCLDIAGEVPEVSANHVHVGSTTMFGTPVMFGTGADPGPAAPVAEPVRQRWDVTVAVLDTGCDPHPWFADRDWFEAVPEVLDADDDNDQDRQAGHGTFVSGVLLRHAPGVTIRPRRVLSSLGFTDDLTVVAGLRALRRESGARGERIDVVLLTAGCHTASDRCPPALRAELKCFGGTAVVAAAGNHGSSRPFWPAALPEVVGVAATGSDGALAGFSNSGGWVDACAPGVDVVSSHVRLLPGTGGTRRYGFARWSGTSFAAPQVAAGVAAAFRDGRDVREAVRAAVRRYPFGG; from the coding sequence GTGGGGACCAGCGTGACGCTCGCGGAGCTCGGTGCGCACTGGGCCCGCTACGGGCACGACCTGCTGGTGCACGATCCCGGCGGTCCGGGGGAATGCCTGGTCCGCCGGGGTGAGCTCATCGCCCCGCGCGGATCGCTGGACCCGGCGCTGTCCCGGTTCCGGCGCTGGGTGGACCGCGTCGAGCACGACGACGACCTGCAGCTGGCGCGTGTCCGGCTGCGGACCTCCGAACGGGACCGCTGCCTCGACATCGCGGGTGAGGTGCCGGAGGTCAGCGCCAACCACGTGCACGTCGGTTCGACGACGATGTTCGGCACTCCGGTGATGTTCGGGACCGGTGCCGATCCGGGTCCGGCGGCACCCGTGGCGGAGCCCGTCCGGCAGCGGTGGGACGTCACCGTCGCGGTCCTCGACACGGGGTGCGATCCGCATCCGTGGTTCGCGGACCGGGACTGGTTCGAAGCGGTGCCGGAAGTGCTCGACGCGGACGACGACAACGATCAGGACCGGCAGGCGGGGCACGGCACCTTCGTCTCGGGCGTGCTGCTGCGGCACGCTCCGGGCGTCACGATCCGGCCGCGCCGGGTGCTGTCCTCGCTGGGGTTCACCGATGATCTGACCGTCGTCGCCGGATTGCGGGCGCTGCGGCGGGAATCCGGCGCGCGAGGCGAGCGGATCGACGTGGTGCTGCTGACCGCCGGATGCCACACCGCGAGCGATCGGTGCCCGCCCGCGCTGCGCGCCGAGCTCAAGTGCTTCGGCGGCACCGCGGTGGTGGCCGCCGCCGGCAACCACGGTTCGTCGCGCCCGTTCTGGCCCGCGGCGTTGCCGGAGGTGGTGGGTGTCGCGGCGACGGGATCGGACGGCGCGCTCGCCGGGTTCTCGAACTCGGGCGGCTGGGTCGACGCGTGCGCGCCGGGTGTGGACGTGGTGAGCAGCCACGTCCGGCTGCTGCCGGGAACCGGTGGCACCCGGCGGTACGGATTCGCGCGCTGGAGCGGGACGTCGTTCGCAGCGCCGCAGGTCGCGGCGGGGGTGGCCGCGGCCTTCCGGGACGGTCGCGATGTGCGGGAGGCGGTGCGCGCCGCCGTTCGGCGTTACCCGTTCGGGGGTTAA
- a CDS encoding RNA polymerase sigma factor: MHAVHENSEPGGAPDLLERAATGEAAAWRELVDRNTAVVWAAARAYSPTAADAEDVCQVTWLSLAENLGNLRDPRALPGWLATTARREAVRLSKARHRESPVDWDTGMFDIPDHADGPEVSALRSVAVSRMWQAFAGMSRRCQQLLRVVAVAPDASYAQVSQALGMPRGSIGPKKGRCLAALRERLATGGCVEEAAG; this comes from the coding sequence ATGCACGCCGTGCACGAGAACTCGGAGCCGGGCGGTGCGCCGGATCTGCTGGAACGCGCCGCGACCGGTGAGGCGGCGGCCTGGCGGGAGCTGGTGGACCGCAACACCGCGGTGGTGTGGGCCGCTGCGAGGGCGTATTCGCCGACGGCGGCCGACGCGGAGGACGTGTGCCAGGTGACCTGGCTGTCGCTGGCGGAGAACTTGGGCAACCTGCGCGATCCACGGGCGTTGCCGGGCTGGTTGGCCACGACCGCGCGGCGGGAGGCGGTGCGGTTGTCGAAGGCCCGGCACCGGGAGTCGCCGGTCGATTGGGACACCGGCATGTTCGACATTCCCGATCACGCCGACGGCCCGGAGGTGAGCGCGTTGCGTTCGGTCGCGGTGTCCCGGATGTGGCAGGCGTTCGCCGGGATGTCCCGGCGCTGCCAGCAGTTGCTGCGGGTGGTGGCGGTGGCCCCGGACGCCAGCTACGCGCAGGTGAGCCAGGCGCTCGGCATGCCGAGGGGCAGCATCGGCCCGAAGAAGGGCCGCTGCCTCGCCGCGTTGCGGGAGCGCCTGGCCACCGGCGGGTGCGTCGAGGAGGCAGCGGGATGA